GGACCCCGAAAAGCCCAACCAGCACGAACCCGACCACACCCAGCAGCCCGAAGCCATCCACACCGAGCCCGACACCGAGCCCGAGCCGCGGTCCGCGGCCGAACACCAGTCCACCGCCACGATCCACCCCATCCGGAAGGACATCCCGATGACCGGCGCCAACCCGAACCTGACCAGCGGCGAGACCCTCGATCCCGGCAGTGCCAACCACTTCTGCGAGCAGATGCAGAACGTCGGTCAGCGACTTCTGACCGAGCTCGATCAGTCCGTCGCCTCCCTGACGCAGGCAGGCGTCAGCGGCGAACCCATCCGCCTGCTCGAGCAGATGCGCGAGAACGCCCAGCTGTTCACCAGCTCCGCCGGTGAGGCCAAGACCCACTTCGGCCGGCACCTCAACACCCAGGACCAGGTGCTCAGCGACGACACCCTCGCCGGAACCGTCAACGGCACCTACATCGGCACTCGCTCCTAGCCCGACAGCCCCGCCCCCAGGACTGACCCCGGTCGCTGGGCACCCGCGTCGCGGCGGAGCGGTGGCACTCCGACAAGCACTCCAGCACCACAACGACGAAGGGACTTGCGATGCCCAGGCAGCAGAGCGTCGCCGGCACCAACCTCACCCCAGAGGTCCTGGCCCGCGCCCTGCAGCGCCTGGTCGACGAGGACACCAGCCCGGCCACTCCCTCCGCCGAGCTCGCCGTGCGCCAGCCCACCACTGTGCTGCGCAAGGAGACGCCCCGGCGGTCGGCGATCAGCGATCACCACGATCACATCCGAGCTGAGAACGCCGCCCGCCGTGCCCCCTACCTGGCGACCTCCGCCACGGCCGCCGCCGGCTACCTCGGCTGGGGTCTGACCGAACTCGTCGGCCTCGCCGCCGGCCCCGGCGCCGAGCTGGCCACGACCACCGGCATCGGTCTCACCTCCCTCGGAGCGATCGCCGGTGCTCGCGCCCTGCTCCACAGCCGCATCCCGGCCTTCTGGCGCCGGCAGTCCTGGGCCGCGGGCGCAGGCACCGCGGCCTGGATCACCGCCGCCTCTGCCGTCGGCCCCGCCAACTGGACGATGACGGCGCTGCTCGCCGGAGGCGCTGCCGCGACCTGGGCCAGCTGGATGAAGCAGCACAGCATCCCCGACGTCGACCTCAACGCTCCCCAGCTGCCCGAGGCGAGCGACGAGACCACCAGCGGTGACTACGGCGACACGCTGGCCCAGCGCTGGTCCGAGAGCGTCAGCCGCCGCGGCAAGGCACTGCCCGGATCCATGCTCACCGACCGCGTCGATCTCAGCCGCGCCATCCGCTGGACCGTGCGCACCCCGGCCGGCGACGCCTCTTTCGACGACGTGTTCGGCCGCCGCCCCCGCATCGCTGGCGCGCTCGGCGTCTCGGCGAAGAACTTGATCATCGAACCGCACGAGGACAACGAAGCCTGGGCCTACCTGACCGTCATCGTGCGCGACTTGCTCTCCGGCGGCATCCCCTACCGAGGCCCGCGCTACGACAACGGCGTCATCCCCCTCGGCCCGTTCGCAGACGGCGAGGGCGACATGCAGTTCTACGCCGTCGAGGACATCGGCGTGCGCAACGGCCTGGTCACCGGTGAGCCAGGATCGGGAAAGTCAGCCTGCCTCGAGGCGATCGGGCTCGGTATCAAGCAGAGCGCTGTCTGGCACCTGCTGTTCGGCGACGGCGACCCCGACGGAGGGTCCAGCCCCGTACTCAACGACATCAGCGACTGGGCCGAGGCCGGGCCCCGCCAGGTGCTCGCCCAGCTCGAAGCCATCGAGGCCGCCCTCGAGATCCGCAGCCTGCTCAAGTCCACCCTCACCGAGGGCCCCGACGGCCCGGTTCGAATCACCGACCCCTCGCAGCAAAGCCCCCTGCGTAAGCTGCTGCCCAGCACCACCATCCCCGGCCTGATGTGGATCATCGACGAGCTGCAGCGGCTCAGCACCGACGCCTGGCTCGCATCGCAGGATTTCATCCCGCGCCTCGAACGTGTCGTGCGGATCGGCCGCAAGTACGGCGTCGCCGTGGTCGTCGGGACCCAGTCCCTGCTCGCTGGCGACTACGGCAACAGCACCGTGCTGCGTGGCTACCTGATGGCCCGCAACCTGTTCGCCTTCCGCAACATGAACCGCAGCGAGAACGCGGTGGTCGGCGGGATGGCCGTCACCCCAGGGTCTCTGCCTCCTGGAGGTGGCTACTGCTTCGCCATCGCCGGTGGCCGCTTGTCGATGGGCCGCGTCGCCTGGGCTCCCGACCTGGGGGAATGGGCCACAGCTCTCCCGTCATGCGCGCTCGACGAGAACACCGCCCTGGCCATGCGCGACTTCCAGCCCGCGATCGAGCAGAGCCCGGGCGCCCGCTTTGCCGCGCAGGTCGAGAAGCTCCACGCCTGGCGGCGCCGGAAGGAGTCCGGCGAACCCGTCGACGTCCCTGCCACGACCGTAGGCGACGCCGTTGAGGCCGCTCTGCCGGCGTTCATGCAAGGACTCCAGATCCCGTCCGCGCTCAGTGCGCAGAACGTCGTCGCGCTGCGCCCACGACCGACCAGCTCGCCGGCTCCCGACGGCCCGCAGGCCGCCCCGGACATCGAAGGGCTCCCCGCCAGCCAACAGGAGGTTCTACGCGCGCTCCAGGCCGGTTGTCGCCGCACTGGCGAGATCGTCGCCGCGACCGGTCTCAAGGCACCCGCCGTGTCCAAGTCGCTCGGCGCGCTCGCCGAGATGGGCGTCGCCCACAAGATCGCTCACGGGCAGTGGGAACCGGCCGGGACTGAAAGCCAGACCGGATGAAAGGCGCACCGACACCACTCGCTAATTGGTACGGTACTTGGT
The sequence above is drawn from the Pseudonocardia alni genome and encodes:
- a CDS encoding P-loop NTPase family protein → MPRQQSVAGTNLTPEVLARALQRLVDEDTSPATPSAELAVRQPTTVLRKETPRRSAISDHHDHIRAENAARRAPYLATSATAAAGYLGWGLTELVGLAAGPGAELATTTGIGLTSLGAIAGARALLHSRIPAFWRRQSWAAGAGTAAWITAASAVGPANWTMTALLAGGAAATWASWMKQHSIPDVDLNAPQLPEASDETTSGDYGDTLAQRWSESVSRRGKALPGSMLTDRVDLSRAIRWTVRTPAGDASFDDVFGRRPRIAGALGVSAKNLIIEPHEDNEAWAYLTVIVRDLLSGGIPYRGPRYDNGVIPLGPFADGEGDMQFYAVEDIGVRNGLVTGEPGSGKSACLEAIGLGIKQSAVWHLLFGDGDPDGGSSPVLNDISDWAEAGPRQVLAQLEAIEAALEIRSLLKSTLTEGPDGPVRITDPSQQSPLRKLLPSTTIPGLMWIIDELQRLSTDAWLASQDFIPRLERVVRIGRKYGVAVVVGTQSLLAGDYGNSTVLRGYLMARNLFAFRNMNRSENAVVGGMAVTPGSLPPGGGYCFAIAGGRLSMGRVAWAPDLGEWATALPSCALDENTALAMRDFQPAIEQSPGARFAAQVEKLHAWRRRKESGEPVDVPATTVGDAVEAALPAFMQGLQIPSALSAQNVVALRPRPTSSPAPDGPQAAPDIEGLPASQQEVLRALQAGCRRTGEIVAATGLKAPAVSKSLGALAEMGVAHKIAHGQWEPAGTESQTG